The segment GCTCCGCTCGATGGCGAACTTCGTGGCCAGGGTGATCTCGTCCCGGTGGGCGGCCACGAAGGGTGCCAGGAACTCCTCGTTCGCGCCCCGCCCGTAGACGTCCGCCGTGTCGAAGAGGGTGACCCCGGCGGCCAGCGCCGCGTCCAGGGTCTCGCGGGCCGCCGTCTCGTCGGTGTCCCCGTAGAACTCGCTCATGCCCATGCAGCCGAGGCCCTGGATCCCGACGACCGGGCCGCCCTTGCCCAGCTCGGTGCGTGCGATGGTGGTCTGCTCCGTCATGACTGTGCCTTCCCCGTTCCCGCGTACAGTGCGATCTTGAAGTCCAGGACGTCCAGCGCGTCCGTCAGCTCCGCGACCCGCGCCAGCACCTCCCTGCGCGTCCGCTCCAGGAGCGCCCGGCGCTCGTCGACCGTGTGGTCCCCCTCGCGGACGAGTTCGGCGTACCGGACCATGTCCGCCACCGACATCCCGGTGGCCCGCAGCTTGCCCACGAAGGCCAGCCACTGGAGGTCCTTGTCGCTGAACCGCCGCTGCCCCGAATGGGAGCGGTCCACGTGCGGCATCAGGCCGATCCGCTCGTACCAGCGCAGCGTGTGCTGGGTCAGACCGGTCCGGGCCTCGACCTCGCTGATCGTGTACCGGGTCTCCGTCAGGTTCATGACCGCTACGCTAAAACCCTTGAGTGCACTCCAGGCAAGTGCGCCCAGTAGGCTCGGGCGCATGGAGAGCATGGAGGGCGTCAACCGCCTGGAGAGCCTGCGGGCCGTCGAGAACTGGCCGGTGCCGACCGCCGCGGCGGCCGTCGTGCGCGCCGACGGGAGCCTGGCCGGCTCCCACGGTCCGGTGGACCGGCGTTTCCCGCTGGCCTCGGTCACCAAGCCGCTCGCCGCGTACGCGGTCCTCGTCGCGTACGAGGAGGGGGCGGTCGAGCTGGACGAGCCCGCCGGCCCCGAGGGCTCGACGGTCCGTCACCTCCTCGCCCACACCAGCGGCCTGGCCTTCGACGAGCACCGCGCGACGGCCCCGCCCGGACAGCGCCGGCTGTACTCCAACGCCGGCTTCGAGGTGCTCGGCGACCACCTCGCGAAGGCCACCGGGATCCCCTTCGCCGACTACCTGCGCGAGGCCGTCTTCGAGCCGCTGGGCATGGACTCCTCGTCCCTGGAGGGCTCCCCCGCCAAGGACGGCGTCTCCACCGTCTCCGACCTGGTGCGCTTCGCCGCCGAACTCCAGGCGCCCCGGCTCCTGGACGTGCGCACGGTCGCCGACGCCACCGCGGTGGTCCACCCCGGGCTCAAGGGCGTCCTGCCGGGCTACGGGCACCAGTCGCCCAACGACTGGGGGCTCGGCCTGGAGATCCGCGACGGCAAGTCCCCGCACTGGACGGGGCTCACCTCCTCCCCGCGCACCTTCGGGCACTTCGGCCAGTCCGGCACCTTCCTGTGGGTGGACCCCGACGTCCGCGCCGCCTGCGTCGCGCTGACGGACCGCGCCTTCGGCCCCTGGGCCGTGGAGGCGTGGACCCCCTTCACCGACGCGGTCCTCGCGGAGCTCCGGTCACAGCACTAGGCGGGGAGTTCCCAGATCAGCAGCTCGCCCGGGGAGCCGGCCGTGACCTCCAGGCCCTTCTCGCCGGTGATCCGCGCCGAGTCCCCGGGCCCCAGCTCCGCCCCGTCGAGCCGCAGGTCCCCGTGCACCACGTGCAGGTAGACCCGCTCCGCGTCCGGCACGGGCAGCCGCTCGCCCGCGGCCGGCCGCCGCACGTGCAGCACCGCCCCGGCTGCCGGGACCTCGTACGGGGTGCCGTCCGCGAGGTGGCGCACGACCTCGTACGAGGGCTCGCCGCCGGCGGCCAGCGGCGCGAGCCACATCTGCACGAACCGCAGCGGCCGTTCGCCGTCGTTGCGCTCCACGTGCCGGGCCCCGGAGCCGGAGCCCAGCCGCTGGACGTCCCCGGGCCGTACGGCGGCGGTGTGGCCGGTGGTGCTGTCGCGGTGGGTGAGCTCGCCCTCCACCACCCAGGTCACGATCTCGGTGTGGCTGTGCGGGTGCTCGTCGAAGCCGGAGCCGGGGGCCAGCAGCTCCTCGTTGCAGGCGAGCACCGGGCCGAAGCGGATGTTGTCCGGGTCGTAGAAGGACCCGAAGGAGAAGGCGTGCCGGGTGGTGATCCCGGTGTCCGGATCCCCTCCCGCGTACCGGTCGGCGGCGCGGCGTACATCGATCATGGGAGCCACCGTAGCCGCCTCCCCGGGGCCCGGGCCCGGGACCCGGGTCCGCGCCGGGCCGTCGATAAGGCAGTCTTGTCCCGTGCCCCAACCCGAACGTGAGCATTCCCCCGAGACCCGGCCCGCGCATCCGGCCCATCCGCACGCGGCAACGCTGCGCCGGCTGGAGAAGTCCTCCGGCCGGCTCGCCGCCAACGCCATCGCGCGCATGGACGAGTCCCTGCCGTGGTACCGGGCGATGCCTCCGGAGAACCGGTCCTGGATCGGCCTGGTGGCCCAGGCCGGCATCGCCGCGTTCACCGAGTGGTTCCGGCACCCCGAGACCCCGCAGGCCATCTCCACCGACGTCTTCGGCACGGCCCCGCGGGAGCTGACCCGGGCGATCACCCTGCGCCAGACCGTGGAGATGGTCCGTACGACGATCGAGGTCATGGAGGCCGCGATCGACGAGGTGGCGGCCCCCGGCGACGAGTCGATCCTGCGCGAGGCGCTGCTGGTGTACGCCCGGGAGATCGCGTTCGCGACGGCCCAGGTGTACGCGCAGGCCGCCGAGGCGCGCGGGGCGTGGGACGCCCGGCTGGAATCCCTCGTCGTCAACGCGGTGCTGTCGGGCGAGGCGGACGAGGGCGCGCTGTCGCGGGCCGCGGCGCTGGGCTGGAACTCCCCGGAGCACGTGTGCGTGGTCCTGGGCACCGCTCCGGAGGGGGACAGCGAGCTGACGGTGGAGGCGATCCGCCGTGCGGCCCGCCACCACAAGCTCCAGGTGCTCACGGGGGTGCTGGGCGACCGGCTGGTGGTGATCGCGGGGGGCAGCGACAACCCGCTCCAGGTGGCGAAGTCCCTGATCGGGCCGTTCGCGGCCGGTCCGGTGGTGGCGGGGCCGGTGGTCCCGGACCTGCTGAACGCGACGAAGTCGGCGCAGGCGGCGGCCGCGGGGCTGAAGGCCTGCACGGCCTGGCAGGACGCTCCGCGTCCGGTGCTGGCGGACGATCTCCTGCCCGAGCGCGCGATCGCCTCGGATCCCTCGGCCAGGGAGCAGCTGGTGGAGGAGATCTACAGACCGCTGGAAGAAGCGGGCTCGGCGCTGCTGGAGACGCTGAGCGTCTACCTGGAGCAGGCGAGCAGC is part of the Streptomyces katrae genome and harbors:
- a CDS encoding MerR family transcriptional regulator, giving the protein MNLTETRYTISEVEARTGLTQHTLRWYERIGLMPHVDRSHSGQRRFSDKDLQWLAFVGKLRATGMSVADMVRYAELVREGDHTVDERRALLERTRREVLARVAELTDALDVLDFKIALYAGTGKAQS
- a CDS encoding PucR family transcriptional regulator gives rise to the protein MPQPEREHSPETRPAHPAHPHAATLRRLEKSSGRLAANAIARMDESLPWYRAMPPENRSWIGLVAQAGIAAFTEWFRHPETPQAISTDVFGTAPRELTRAITLRQTVEMVRTTIEVMEAAIDEVAAPGDESILREALLVYAREIAFATAQVYAQAAEARGAWDARLESLVVNAVLSGEADEGALSRAAALGWNSPEHVCVVLGTAPEGDSELTVEAIRRAARHHKLQVLTGVLGDRLVVIAGGSDNPLQVAKSLIGPFAAGPVVAGPVVPDLLNATKSAQAAAAGLKACTAWQDAPRPVLADDLLPERAIASDPSAREQLVEEIYRPLEEAGSALLETLSVYLEQASSLEGAARMLFVHPNTVRYRLRRVTDVTGWSPSDVRSAFTLRIALILGRLADGDQQP
- a CDS encoding pirin family protein, translating into MIDVRRAADRYAGGDPDTGITTRHAFSFGSFYDPDNIRFGPVLACNEELLAPGSGFDEHPHSHTEIVTWVVEGELTHRDSTTGHTAAVRPGDVQRLGSGSGARHVERNDGERPLRFVQMWLAPLAAGGEPSYEVVRHLADGTPYEVPAAGAVLHVRRPAAGERLPVPDAERVYLHVVHGDLRLDGAELGPGDSARITGEKGLEVTAGSPGELLIWELPA
- a CDS encoding serine hydrolase domain-containing protein gives rise to the protein MESLRAVENWPVPTAAAAVVRADGSLAGSHGPVDRRFPLASVTKPLAAYAVLVAYEEGAVELDEPAGPEGSTVRHLLAHTSGLAFDEHRATAPPGQRRLYSNAGFEVLGDHLAKATGIPFADYLREAVFEPLGMDSSSLEGSPAKDGVSTVSDLVRFAAELQAPRLLDVRTVADATAVVHPGLKGVLPGYGHQSPNDWGLGLEIRDGKSPHWTGLTSSPRTFGHFGQSGTFLWVDPDVRAACVALTDRAFGPWAVEAWTPFTDAVLAELRSQH